The genomic window ATGCCTACCCCAACCTTGATATCGTCGGATGCGATCGGCAGTCGCGAAGAGGCAATGCGAACCGCAGGTACAGCCATGGCCGACAATCTCCATCGCAACGCTACACGCCACGTCGAGGACGATCATCATGCAGTTCATGACAGTTTTGTGACGTTCATTGCGACAGTTGCATGATGGATCTGTCGGCTCCTGGAAACGCAGGTGTCGTGGTAGGCCTGCAGCTCTGCTAGCGTGGAACGATGAGCAGCCCAACGCACCAGCATTGCAGCCTCGTCGTTCCGGCGCTTCGCGAGCGTAATGGGCAATTGACCGACGTACTGCTTTCGGGCGGGCGAACTGTCAGCGTTTACAACATAGCCTGGGGCCAGGATCTCGGTGACGATTTCGAACATGTCACGACAAATATCTCACCCGGCATAGGCGGCGCGACCGTCGACATGTTCTTTACCGACGAGATCGAAAAGGTCGTTGCCCCCGAAACCGGCGCGGTGATCTGGCGATCGGACGGCACGCCCACCGTCCGATAGCTGCGCTGATCAGGGCCACTCTGAATGGGACTTGACGGACCCCGCAATGACCTCTGACATGACTGCTGCTAACGGCTGAGAAAAATCCTCAGCCTGCATCGTCCGGGCAGGCTTCGTCGGCAGCTGCGGCAGACGTTTCCTCGCCCTGCTGCTGCGCCGCTACGTCATCGGAGGACATTGCCTGGTCTTCGTTGGCTTCCAGCGGCATCGTCGATCCATCCTTGGCGACGCTTCCCGTTTCCGCATTGGCGTTCGCATCCGCCGCACCTTCCAGAGGCGCGATCGATCCGTCCTTGGATATAGCTCCTGCGGCATTTGCTTCAGTGTCGGCGCATTGTGCGTAGGCCGCTCCACTGGAAACGGCGAGTGCGGCAATCATTGCTGCGACTGTCATGATCTTGGACATCGTACATCTCCTTCTCCGTGAGGAGACGGAACAGGCCCGGATGCGCGATGTTCCGGGGCAGTACCAAAGGGCTGTATGTCTGCTGTCGACGGACGGACCTTCGGCCGTGGAGCTTGTGTCGTCCTAAGAGGCGATCAGCATTCGGCCCGCGTTTAATCGGGCCGAATGCGCCGACAGTCTCGGCCGTCATGCCGTCGGCACGGTACCGCCATCGATGATGAATTCGGCACCGTTGATGCTCGCTGCCCGGTCGGATGCGAGGAAGGCAATCAGGTTGGCGATCTCGTCCGGAGTGGATGGTCGGCCGATCGGGATGCCGCCGAGCGAGGCCATGATCAGCCGCTTGCCTTCTTCCACGCCGCCGCCGTGCTCGGCGCCAAGCCGCTCGGCGAGGCTCACGGAAGCCTCCGTCTCGATCCAGCCGGGTGACACCCGGACGACGCGCACGCCGCGCGGTGCAACCTCTTTCGACAGGCTCTTGCTATAGGTCGAGAGCGCAGCCTTGGCGGCGGCGTAGCCGGTAGTTGCTTCCGGCAATGGCAGTGCCGCCTGGATCGAGGTGACGTGGATGACAACGCCGCTTTTGCGATCGAGCATCCCGGGCAACAACGCGCGATCGAGACGGACGGCCGGCATCAGATTGAGATCCAGTTCCTTCTTCCACTCACCGTCGTCGAGTGCCGCGAACCCGCCAGCCGGTGCGGATGATCCGCCCAGCATGTGGACGACGACGTCGACACCGCCCATCTCGTCAAGCACAGCGGCAGCGAGCGTCGCGCAACCTTCAACGGTCGTCAGGTCCGCTTCGACGAACGCAATGTCGTCATCGAAAGGCTGAGGCTTGGTGCGTGCGCTCGTCATGACGCGGGCACCGAGCGAGCGGAAGAGCGCCACTGTCGCAGCCCCTGCCCCCTTCGTGCCGGAGGTCACGAGCGCGCGCTTACCCGCAAGACTGATGAACGGCGTCATGGCACGATCTCCAGGTTCGCAATCCTGTCGCCATCGAGGACGAAGAAATAGCGCAAATCGACGGGGCTTCCCGGAAAGTCACCGACGAGGCGGCTCGTGACGACCTTCCGGCCAGCACTGTCCGCGATCGCAAAAGGCTCTGTCGTGTAGTTGTATTCGCTCGACGCGTTCGCCTTCCACTCTCGGATCGCATCGCGCCCGACATGCGTTCTTTTCTCATCGCGCACGACGGCGTCTTCCGTGAAGAGCGCGGCCACGTCTTCCGCGCTTCCGGTTCTGTCTGTTTCGAAATATTCGGCGATGACCTTGGGCAGATGCGGACCCATGACTGTTCTCCTTTGATGGCATCGGCTGACATCAAGGTAAGGCTGGACGACTCTCGCGATAACTGGGACAAAGGCGGACGAGGAATTTCGAAAAGCGGGACAATGCGGGACGGTCTGATGGAACTCGAGGCGGTCATCGCGATCGCCAACAAGGGCTCGTTTCGCGCAGCGGCGCTTGATCTCGGTCTGTCGACCACCGCGCTGAGCAACCTCATCGGCAAGCTGGAGAAGCGGCTGGGCGTGCGCCTCTTCAACCGGACCACGCGCAGCGTTTCACTCACGGACGCCGGTCGCCAATTCGTCCAGCAGGTCGGTCCAGCGCTGCGGGAAATCCAGCAGGCCATGGCGGTCGCGCGCTCGCAGCAGGACATTCCGTCCGGCACCTTGCGCATCAATGCGTTCCCGACGGCTGCGCGGGAAATTCTCGCCCCGCTCGTCCTGGCGTTCGTTCGGCGCTACCCTCAGGTTCACGTCGACCTCGTCACGGAGGGGCGGATCGTCGACATTGTCGCCGAAGGGTTCGATCTCGGTTTGCGCAGTGCCGACCTCGTTCCGACCGACATGATCGCGCTTCCGGTGGGGCAGCCTCAAAGCTTTGCCGTCGTTGCGACGCCCGCCTATCTCGAGGCGCGGGGCGCGCCGATGGTCCCTCCGGATCTCTTCACCCATTCCTGCATCCGCATCCGCTTGCCCAACGGCGCGCTCTATCGCTGGCACTTCGAGAAGGAGGGGGATGCAGTTCAGATCGATGTTCAAGGACCCATCACGCTCGATGAGGCGAGCCTTGCCCGCATTGCCGTGCTGGAGGGAACCGGCATCGGCTTTTTCATGGAAGCCGATGTGCGCAATGACATCGCCGCCGGGCGCCTGGTGCGCCTGCTTCAGGACTGGACGCCGCAGCGCGCGCCGCTCTGCCTCTACTATCCGGGGCGCCGCAACCCGTCGGCTGCGTTTCGCGCTTTCATCGACATGGCTCGCGCGACCGCGTCGGTGGGCAAAATCTAATCAATTGCCTCAATAAAAACCCGTTACGCAATGCGATCCAACAGCTGTGCCAGAATGCATCAGTGCCGCCTTGGATGCGTCTCCGAAGCAATCGAGCAATTGCGTTCGCGAATTCTGTCGACCACTGTAGGCTCAATTGATTCGACCCTGAAACGATCGACATGCGGCACGAAAAAGCGAATGGGAAGGCGCGCCTCGTCAGCGCAACTTCTATTGCCTTACTTGGCTTTATTCTCGCCGGGTGCGGAACGCCGACGGATCTGCAGCGTGCCTCCACCAATGAGCGCATCGGCGCCGTCAAAGCGCTGGTCTTGCCGCCGCCCGGTGGCCCTTCGGTCGTCGATGTCGTGGAACGACGCTATTCCAACGCGATCCAACAGGATGTTGCGCTGTCGGCGGCCTCCAACGTTCCCGGTCAGAACCTGCTGCGCGTCCAGCTTTTCGGGCCGATGGGCACGGAGGCAGGGCAGACGTCTCTGTCCAACCTGCCCATCACGGAAACGACGATCCAGCGCGAAATGCGCGCCGCATTTCCTGGCGTGGCGATGCAGCGCTCGCCGCTTTATGCGCAAAACAGCTTCGGGCCGTTTGGCTATGCGGTGGGGCGCAGCGGGCGCGATTTGTGCCTTTACGCCTGGCAGCGGGTGACCGGGCCGACGAGAGCCGCACCCTTCTCGCCGCGCGGAACGATGCAGACGCGGCTGCGCCTGTGTCAGACGGGAGCAAGCGAACAAGCCCTGCTTTCCGTGATGTACGGCTATACCGTGACCGGCGGTTTTCCGGCAGCGGGCTGGAACCCGTTTGGCCCACCGCCGCCGCCCGACCCAAGATTGGGCGTGACAGGCAAGCCCGTGTTTCCGGCAGTTCCACAGCGTATGGAAACGGTTCTCGAGCCGGAGCCCGAGCCCATTCGACGCCCCGTCAGCCGCCGCGCTGTAGCACCCGGCCCGGCGCCCGCGCCTGCACAGGTGCCGGTCACTGCGCCCGTCGTGCGTGGCCCGATCGTGCCGCCGCCGCCGAGCGCTGCGACGGCTGTTCCCATTGTTCCAGCACCTCCGACAGTCGCCCCGGCACCTTCCAACGAGACGTCACCGCGTCAAATACAACCTTAAGTGATTTATTTCTTTATCTATAACACGCATTGATTGCTCTCTCGCTTTAAGATTGGTTAAGCATGACAACGGATTTCGGAAAACCCGCGCAAGCGGCATGGCGTATATCCGCCGAGAATTGTCAGCCAATCTAAGGATTGGGGCGACATGAGATGATCACTATCGTGCCGGGACCCTTCTGATGGCCAAGCCCCTGTTTGCGTTCGTCTGGCTCATCGCGGCCGCCTGCATCGTCTTCATCGTCTCATTACCGATCAACCTGCAGACGCACTTGATTGCCGGCACGATCGTGCTCCTGATCATGATCCTTCTGAAGCTTTTCAAATCGGAAGGCACTTGGCGGCTGGTGGCGCTGGCGTTCGGCACCGCCATCGTGCTGCGCTATGTCTATTGGCGCACGACCAGCACGCTGCCGCCGGTCAACCAGCTGGAAAGCTTCATTCCCGGCTTGCTGCTCTATCTGGCCGAAATGTACAGCGTCTTCATGCTGTTCCTCAGCCTCTTCATCGTTGCGCGGCCCCTGCCCTCGCGCCCATCTCAGCCGGTCGACGAGGACGACCTGCCGAGCGTCGATGTTTTCATCCCGTCCTACAATGAAGACCCGGTGCTTCTGGCGGACACGATCGCGGCTGCAATGGCGCTCGATTATCCGGCCGATCGGCTGACCGTATGGCTGCTTGACGACGGTGGCACGGACCAGAAGCGCAATTCCGACAACGTCATCGAAGGCCAGATTGCAGAAGCGCGGCGCGCCAATCTGCAGAAGCTCTGCGCAGAGCTCGGCGCTCGCTATTTGACCCGCGCCCGCAACGAGCACGCCAAGGCCGGCAACCTCAACAACGGGCTCGACCATTCGACGGGTGATCTCGTCGCGGTGTTCGATGCCGACCACGCACCTGCGAGGTCGTTCCTGCGCGAGACGGTAGGCTACTTCAACGAGGACAAGCGACTGTTCCTCGTCCAGACGCCGCACTTCTTCCTCAATCCCGATCCGCTCGAGCGCAATCTGAAGACGTTCGAAAAGATGCCGTCGGAAAACGAGATGTTCTACGGCGTCATCCAGCGCGGTCTCGATAAATGGAACGCGGCGTTCTTCTGCGGCTCGGCGGCGGTGCTGCGGCGCGAGGCGCTTCAGGAAAGCAACGGCTTCAGCGGCATTTCCATCACCGAGGACTGTGAGACGGCCATCGAGCTGCACTCGCGCGGCTGGAACAGCGTCTATGTCGACAAGCCGCTGATTGCCGGCCTGCAGCCTGCGACCTTCTCGAGCTTCATCGGGCAGCGCTCGCGCTGGGCGCAGGGCATGATGCAGATCCTGCGGTTCCGGTTTCCTCTGCTCAAGCGCGGGCTCTCCTTTCCGCAGCGCCTTTGCTATATGTCGTCCACGCTGTTCTGGCTGTTTCCCTTCCCGCGCACGATCTTTCTCTTCGCGCCGCTGTTCTACCTCTTTCTCGATCTTCAGATCTTCACGGCTTCGGGCGGCGAGTTTCTCGCCTACACGCTCAGCTACATGGCCGTGAACCTGATGATGCAGAACTACCTCTATGGGTCGTTCCGTTGGCCCTGGATCTCCGAGCTCTACGAATACATCCAGACGGTCCACCTTCTGCCGGCAGTGATTTCGGTCGCGCTCAATCCGCGCAAGCCGACGTTCAAGGTGACCGCGAAGGATGAAACGATCACGACGAGCCGCCTGTCGGAGCTGTCGCGGCCATTCTTCGTCATCTTCGGCGTGCTGCTGATCGGCGTCTTCGTGACGGTGTGGCGCATCTATGCGGAGCCCTACAAGGCAGATGTCACGCTGGTCGTGGGTGCCTGGAACCTTCT from Georhizobium profundi includes these protein-coding regions:
- a CDS encoding SDR family oxidoreductase, which translates into the protein MTPFISLAGKRALVTSGTKGAGAATVALFRSLGARVMTSARTKPQPFDDDIAFVEADLTTVEGCATLAAAVLDEMGGVDVVVHMLGGSSAPAGGFAALDDGEWKKELDLNLMPAVRLDRALLPGMLDRKSGVVIHVTSIQAALPLPEATTGYAAAKAALSTYSKSLSKEVAPRGVRVVRVSPGWIETEASVSLAERLGAEHGGGVEEGKRLIMASLGGIPIGRPSTPDEIANLIAFLASDRAASINGAEFIIDGGTVPTA
- a CDS encoding nuclear transport factor 2 family protein, encoding MGPHLPKVIAEYFETDRTGSAEDVAALFTEDAVVRDEKRTHVGRDAIREWKANASSEYNYTTEPFAIADSAGRKVVTSRLVGDFPGSPVDLRYFFVLDGDRIANLEIVP
- a CDS encoding LysR family transcriptional regulator; amino-acid sequence: MRDGLMELEAVIAIANKGSFRAAALDLGLSTTALSNLIGKLEKRLGVRLFNRTTRSVSLTDAGRQFVQQVGPALREIQQAMAVARSQQDIPSGTLRINAFPTAAREILAPLVLAFVRRYPQVHVDLVTEGRIVDIVAEGFDLGLRSADLVPTDMIALPVGQPQSFAVVATPAYLEARGAPMVPPDLFTHSCIRIRLPNGALYRWHFEKEGDAVQIDVQGPITLDEASLARIAVLEGTGIGFFMEADVRNDIAAGRLVRLLQDWTPQRAPLCLYYPGRRNPSAAFRAFIDMARATASVGKI
- the bcsN gene encoding cellulose biosynthesis protein BcsN, whose protein sequence is MRHEKANGKARLVSATSIALLGFILAGCGTPTDLQRASTNERIGAVKALVLPPPGGPSVVDVVERRYSNAIQQDVALSAASNVPGQNLLRVQLFGPMGTEAGQTSLSNLPITETTIQREMRAAFPGVAMQRSPLYAQNSFGPFGYAVGRSGRDLCLYAWQRVTGPTRAAPFSPRGTMQTRLRLCQTGASEQALLSVMYGYTVTGGFPAAGWNPFGPPPPPDPRLGVTGKPVFPAVPQRMETVLEPEPEPIRRPVSRRAVAPGPAPAPAQVPVTAPVVRGPIVPPPPSAATAVPIVPAPPTVAPAPSNETSPRQIQP
- the bcsA gene encoding UDP-forming cellulose synthase catalytic subunit, with the protein product MAKPLFAFVWLIAAACIVFIVSLPINLQTHLIAGTIVLLIMILLKLFKSEGTWRLVALAFGTAIVLRYVYWRTTSTLPPVNQLESFIPGLLLYLAEMYSVFMLFLSLFIVARPLPSRPSQPVDEDDLPSVDVFIPSYNEDPVLLADTIAAAMALDYPADRLTVWLLDDGGTDQKRNSDNVIEGQIAEARRANLQKLCAELGARYLTRARNEHAKAGNLNNGLDHSTGDLVAVFDADHAPARSFLRETVGYFNEDKRLFLVQTPHFFLNPDPLERNLKTFEKMPSENEMFYGVIQRGLDKWNAAFFCGSAAVLRREALQESNGFSGISITEDCETAIELHSRGWNSVYVDKPLIAGLQPATFSSFIGQRSRWAQGMMQILRFRFPLLKRGLSFPQRLCYMSSTLFWLFPFPRTIFLFAPLFYLFLDLQIFTASGGEFLAYTLSYMAVNLMMQNYLYGSFRWPWISELYEYIQTVHLLPAVISVALNPRKPTFKVTAKDETITTSRLSELSRPFFVIFGVLLIGVFVTVWRIYAEPYKADVTLVVGAWNLLNLVMAGAALGVVAERRERAATRRVQINRRCEFGVGDIWVPATIEDVSVNGARLRVSGHSALAAVDTGQASIRFTPHWSTEPEILPVTIRNKDREGDAVAIGCSFVRMKTVHHRMVADLIFANASQWTHFQASRRRNPGVLLGTAWFLRLALYQTIRGITYLFRTGDSAVGAPAQAKRARA